The Salvelinus alpinus chromosome 21, SLU_Salpinus.1, whole genome shotgun sequence genome has a segment encoding these proteins:
- the LOC139548522 gene encoding uncharacterized protein, which translates to MPETEQQTFRRKDARDGAAAIQNKGCQRDGAADIQKKGCQRDGAADIQKKGCQRDGAADIQKKGCQRDGAADIQKKGCQRDGAADMQKKGCQNDGAADIQNKGCQRDGAADIQKKGCQRDGAADIQKKGCQRDGAADIQKKGCQKDGAADMQKKGCQRDGAADIQKKGCQKDGAADMQKKGCQRDGAADIQKKG; encoded by the coding sequence ATGCCAGAGACGGAGCAGCAGACATTTAGAAGAAAGGATGCCAGAGACGGAGCAGCAGCCATTCAGAATAAAGGATGCCAGAGAGACGGAGCAGCAGACATTCAGAAGAAAGGATGCCAGAGAGACGGAGCAGCAGACATTCAGAAGAAAGGATGCCAGAGAGACGGAGCAGCAGACATTCAGAAGAAAGGATGCCAGAGAGACGGAGCAGCAGACATTCAGAAGAAAGGATGCCAGAGAGACGGAGCAGCAGACATGCAGAAGAAAGGATGCCAGAATGACGGAGCAGCAGACATTCAGAATAAAGGATGCCAGAGAGACGGAGCAGCAGACATTCAGAAGAAAGGATGCCAGAGAGATGGAGCAGCAGACATTCAGAAGAAAGGATGCCAGAGAGACGGAGCAGCAGACATTCAGAAGAAAGGATGCCAGAAAGACGGAGCAGCAGACATGCAGAAGAAAGGATGCCAGAGAGACGGAGCAGCAGACATTCAGAAGAAAGGATGCCAGAAAGACGGAGCAGCAGACATGCAGAAGAAAGGATGCCAGAGAGACGGAGCAGCAGACATTCAGAAGAAAGGATGA